In Ptychodera flava strain L36383 chromosome 21, AS_Pfla_20210202, whole genome shotgun sequence, a genomic segment contains:
- the LOC139121836 gene encoding uncharacterized protein has protein sequence MGKRKDSDATATGGGRRGRRRRFKGITEYNSTYKVHDITAKRDGIRPVGNLVSNAGTMEDTTVQRQDYVTHPIEKVQPVRRSGQIKAQDGEMDLRTSYDSDFTGKKATPVKFIKPSDAILVKTPPKFNANPTYRDDYQEWVVSKREVAKAPDEYIPPTQPLQNETTFKTEFQPKTVAPRKSKKPVQELAKSDQPMEDKSSHQLDYITHPLPPRFKKEKEVYRMSSSKVETMTTSRRDYTPKKDGKQKSCKPIENPVNDGQPFDDATTAKTDFQKWEVKLPVLHQPERYIKPVGEIDTLTTSRRDFPPRKTERVVVVKRQDHDIVEVGPFHDVTNYKQDYKKWEEHVPERGMDPSRKPYEKPTQTFGGATNYQADYHKKDLSPRENYAPKPKERESGEFYGSTGYKDEFIARKVSGKVQKTRKLSDHYKVRTVLPKIESMTTQKHDYTTKELTKTRSCKPPQEPLNTKEPFDDKTTCKQDYKQWVVELPKLHQAEIYIKPPGKMDLQTTMQKDFPPRKAEKVSLMKPPSNTVDHAVPFHGMTSYNNSYQPYEGHVPEKGANPSKKPYQKPEEVFTTTTSYGDNFERKVTTRRQAIRPKEMTKDTNEAFESHTIYRNEFLPRKTQKRSPINPLKYSNYIMDYIDDSEDDSDVVTKSSAVATEKAFKTPPTTTQIAAVV, from the exons ATGGGTAAAAGAAAGGACAG CGATGCGACGGCGACCGGTGGTGGAAGACGGGGTCGACGGAGGCGATTCAAGGGAATCACCGAATACAACAGCACGTACAAGGTTCATGACATCACCGCTAAAAGAGATGGTATTCGACCAGTAGGAAATCTAGTGTCCAATGCAGGTACCATGGAAGATACAACTGTGCAAAG GCAAGACTACGTGACACACCCCATCGAGAAAGTTCAGCCTGTTCGTCGATCAGGCCAGATAAAGGCACAGGACGGAGAGATGGATCTTAGAACATCCTACGACAGCGATTTTACCGGCAAGAAAGCGACGCCGGTGAAATTCATCAAACCAAGTGATGCAATTTTGGTCAAGACGCCGCCAAAGTTCAATGCGAACCCAACCTACAGAG ATGACTATCAGGAATGGGTCGTAAGCAAACGCGAAGTGGCAAAGGCCCCGGATGAATACATCCCACCAACGCAGCCACTGCAGAACGAAACAACGTTCAAGACAGAGTTCCAACCGAAAACAGTTGCTCCGCGCAAGTCGAAGAAACCCGTGCAGGAGTTGGCGAAATCAGATCAACCAATGGAAGACAAGTCATCCCATCAGTTAGATTACATCACTCATCCCCTGCCTCCCCGCTTCAAGAAAGAAAAGGAGGTCTACAGGATGAGCTCCAGCAAAGTTGAAACCATGACAACCTCGAGAAGAGACTACACCCCAAAGAAAGATGGAAAACAGAAAAGCTGCAAACCGATTGAAAATCCCGTGAATGATGGACAGCCATTTGACGATGCCACGACAGCGAAGACGGACTTTCAAAAATGGGAGGTCAAACTGCCCGTCTTGCACCAGCCAGAGAGGTACATCAAACCGGTCGGTGAAATAGACACGCTGACAACATCCCGGAGAGATTTCCCGCCTCGAAAAACAGAGCGGGTGGTCGTCGTCAAGCGGCAAGATCACGATATCGTGGAAGTGGGACCCTTCCACGACGTCACCAATTACAAACAGGATTACAAGAAATGGGAAGAACACGTCCCCGAGCGTGGTATGGACCCGAGTCGAAAGCCCTACGAGAAACCGACCCAAACGTTTGGTGGCGCCACCAATTACCAAGCGGACTACCACAAGAAGGATTTATCTCCTCGCGAAAACTATGCGCCTAAGCCTAAAGAAAGGGAGAGCGGAGAGTTCTACGGGTCTACCGGCTATAAAGATGAATTTATAGCTAGGAAAGTGTCCGGTAAAGTTCAGAAGACCAG gAAATTATCCGACCACTACAAAGTACGAACTGTTCTTCCGAAAATAGAAAGTATGACAACACAGAAACATGACTACACCACCAAGGAGTTGACCAAAACCAGAAGCTGTAAACCACCCCAGGAACCGCTGAACACCAAGGAACCGTTTGATGACAAGACAACATGCAAGCAAGACTACAAGCAGTGGGTAGTGGAGCTTCCAAAACTGCACCAAGCTGAGATTTACATAAAACCTCCAGGTAAGATGGATTTGCAGACGACAATGCAGAAGGACTTCCCGCCACGCAAAGCTGAGAAGGTCTCTCTCATGAAGCCTCCATCCAACACGGTGGACCATGCGGTACCCTTCCACGGGATGACCAGTTATAACAACAGTTATCAACCCTACGAAGGACATGTACCTGAAAAGGGTGCAAACCCATCGAAGAAACCCTACCAAAAGCCGGAGGAAGTATTTACCACGACAACGAGTTACGGAGACAACTTTGAACGCAAAGTGACCACTCGCCGCCAAGCTATCAGACCGAAAGAGATGACCAAGGACACAAACGAAGCATTCGAAAGCCACACTATATACAGAAACGAATTTCTGCcgagaaaaacgcaaaaaagaTCGCCCATAAATCCGTTGAAATACAGCAATTACATCATGGATTATATCGATGATTCCGAAGATGATTCTGATGTTGTAACCAAATCCTCCGCCGTGGCCACGGAGAAGGCTTTCAAAACGCCGCCAACGACAACGCAAATCGCCGCCGTGGTGTAG
- the LOC139121839 gene encoding chondroitin sulfate synthase 3-like → MRMVTVKMGSCLPILSGFCLGILISASLILFATPQSKRIQPQAFLQRTETEFSSNAWTNNRNLKNDVSAAAADPKPHGSPDQPNVISFRVAEGRQPKSVPRLASDELSVRKLLYAVVILPDLEISGWSKAIRDTWGQHSEDYALFISTDADSQPDRELPVIRLPDSTDKEETGKLLYSLKHTCYHNIDSYSWFLILPKHNVYVDLESMETFLLQFNNSQVVYMGSPDESETYCQDGAGLIFSRKALQLICPYLEECFQQSKLQGHGDMILGQCVQSHANVHCTQSTQFQGYYYNITNHLDELELAEQSTFQNALSVHPIRDIREMYRIHLHKSEVKLELAEKQSMKLVELVEAMDLLIDAEIDWTETDITNTVGYDGHSADTSRSNDVWEYLARVKFNSGLSQTDVIMGHTSELELSDIISATVTKLEMSTAVVEMDVYRRLNSHSLQHRVTVYHDNGIHHVEFTQPFDRIVALSARTLQAVKINFVVGISENDRHFKNFSHNFEKPSLQRQAVNSSLSVVLFKNDAGGKSSNNAQDSMKFYGHEYPSRMLKGIYLENESYSLFRTLQVIWKEFKPEDLIIFMTTDVSFNQEFLENCQLTAIYGHQVYNPVPFQYFKTATGNDQFDDSLGLWDSANRDIICGYHGDIFTAPAMDRFNNDHDQSMSRFLELVSVEIVRYPDTGVWLPFG, encoded by the exons ATGAGGATGGTTACAGTCAAGATGGGGTCTTGTTTGCCAATTCTTTCCGGATTTTGCCTGGGAATCCTAATCTCAGCTTCACTAATTCTCTTCGCGACGCCTCAGAGCAAACGAATCCAGCCACAGGCTTTCTTGCAGAGGACTGAAACTGAGTTCAGCTCCAATGCATGGACAAACAACAGAAACTTAAAGAACGATGTCTCGGCCGCAGCTGCTGATCCAAAGCCACACGGCAGCCCTGATCAACCAAACGTTATCAGTTTCCGAGTCGCTGAAGGCAGACAACCCAAAAGCGTTCCACGATTGGCTTCTGATGAGTTATCTGTGCGTAAATTACTCTATGCAGTGGTAATCTTACCTGATTTAGAGATTAGTGGCTGGAGTAAAGCTATTAGAGATACTTGGGGACAACACTCGGAGGACTACGCTCTGTTCATTAGCACAGACGCTGACAGCCAGCCAGATAGAGAATTGCCAGTGATAAGGCTGCCCG ATTCCACTGATAAGGAAGAGACAGGCAAGCTACTTTACTCACTGAAGCACACATGTTACCATAACATTGATTCCTATAGTTGGTTTCTGATATTACCCAAGCACAATGTGTACGTGGACCTTGAGTCAATGGAGACATTTCTTCTGCAGTTCAATAATTCTCAGGTTGTTTACATGG GGTCACCAGATGAAAGTGAGACGTACTGCCAAGATGGTGCTGGACTGATTTTCAGCAGGAAAGCATTGCAACTGATCTGTCCATACTTGGAGGAATGTTTTCAACAAAGCAAGCTACAAGGTCACGGTGATATGATTCTAGGTCAATGTGTTCAAAGCCACGCCAATGTGCACTGTACACAATCCACACAG TTCCAGGGATATTATTATAACATCACGAATCATCTTGATGAGCTTGAACTTGCTGAGCAGTCAACTTTTCAGAATGCATTGTCTGTCCATCCGATCAGAGACATCCGGGAGATGTACAGAATTCATCTTCATAAAAGTGAGGTCAAGTTGGAGCTGGCGGAGAAGCAGAGCATGAAATTGGTTGAGTTGGTGGAGGCAATGGATTTGCTGATTGATGCAGAAATTGATTGGACTGAAACGGACATTACAAATACTGTTGGCTACGATGGACACTCGGCAGATACTTCAAGGTCAAATGATGTCTGGGAATACTTGGCGAGGGTGAAATTCAACTCTGGACTGTCACAAACAGACGTTATAATGGGACACACATCAGAACTTGAACTAAGTGACATCATCTCAGCTACTGTAACAAAACTAGAAATGTCAACTGCAGTGGTCGAAATGGATGTGTACAGAAGACTCAATTCTCACAGTTTGCAACATAGGGTCACCGTTTACCATGACAACGGTATTCATCATGTGGAATTCACGCAGCCGTTTGACAGAATCGTAGCACTTTCTGCCAGAACATTGCAGGCAgtcaaaattaactttgttgTTGGAATATCAGAAAATGATAGACACTTTAAGAATTTCagtcataattttgaaaaacctagTCTTCAAAGACAGGCCGTCAATTCGTCTCTGTCGGTTGTGCTATTCAAGAACGATGCCGGCGGAAAATCATCAAACAATGCGCAAGACTCTATGAAATTTTATGGGCATGAATATCCCAGTAGAATGCTGAAAGGAATTTACTTGGAGAACGAAAGCTACTCATTGTTCAGAACGTTACAGGTGATATGGAAAGAATTTAAACCTGAAGACTTGATCATCTTCATGACAACCGATGTCAGTTTCAATCAGGAATTCTTGGAGAACTGCCAGCTGACTGCCATATATGGTCATCAAGTATACAACCCAGTTCCATTTCagtatttcaaaactgcaacgGGAAATGATCAGTTCGATGACAGCCTTGGACTGTGGGATTCAGCGAACAGAGACATTATTTGTGGGTACCATGGTGATATTTTTACAGCACCCGCGATGGACAGGTTTAATAATGATCATGACCAGTCGATGTCTCGTTTTCTTGAGTTGGTCAGCGTTGAAATCGTCAGATATCCTGATACAGGTGTCTGGTTGCCCTTTGGTTAA